TATAGTTAAATCATAAACTGCTGACCATGCATAAAATATATAGAGTTCGTGGAAGAAAAGAATAATTGTATAAAGATAAAATAGCTAATGATGACATATGTGGCGGGCCCGAGGGGATTTGAACCCCTGACCTCCGGCTCCGCAGGCCGGCGCTCTATCCAAGCTAAGCTACGGGCCCAGATGATATTAGATTGTATTGGCCTTTATTAATTTCACTAAGATATCTATTTATATGGTTTGCTAGAGTTTAGCTATAGGATGATAGATATGTATGGATAATGTCATTATATATAAGCTTATAATCTCTTATTCTTTTGCAAGTGATTGAAGCCTATAGTAGGTGTTTGATATATGAGTGAAATACTTAGAATATCTATATATACAGGGTTGTTAGCAGGTGTAGTAGCATTATTCTATACACTGCTTTTGATATACGATATACTTAGGAGATCTATACCACTAAATACTGAGAATGAAAAGAGGGCCAAAGAGATCCATGGCTATATCTATAGTGCTGCTAAGGCATATATATTTTCTCAGTATAAGGTAATACTGATTGTTATATCCATTATTACAGTAGTATTGATAGGTAGTGGAGCTCTCCTAGGAAATTCAATACTATTACTAACAGGGATAACATATATACTTGGCGGCATAAGCTCGACTATTGTGGGTATTGTTGGAATGCTTATGGCTATCCAATCCAATATCAGAGTATTAAATACTCTATCCAGAAAAGATCTTAGATCAGCATTAACATTAGCCTTTAGAGGAGGTTCTGTTACAGGATTTCTTGTTGGAGGTATAGGCCTTACCCTAATATCAATATTGTTCGTAGCTCTTAACAGATTTAACGATCCTGCTACAGCTGGACAGATACTACTAGGATATGCATTTGGTGCTAGTACAGTAGCACTATTTGCAAGAGTTGGAGGCGGTATATATACTAAAGCAGCTGATATAGGTGCAGATCTCGTTGGTAAGGTAGAAGCAGGAATACCTGAAGATGATCCAAGAAACCCTGGGGTTATTGCCGATAATGTAGGGGATAATGTTGGAGATTGTGCTGGTATGGGTGCAGACCTATTTGAATCATATGTAGAGGGTATCATAGCTCCCATGGTTATAGCAACACTTTTATCAAATGATCTAGTAGCATACCCTGTACTCTTCAGTGCTATAGCCCTTCTAACATCCATAATAACATCACAATTTGTTGCAACATCACCGTTTTCAGAACCAGGTAGAACTCTTACATTTACATCTGTTTTAACCATAGCTATTGCAGCACTTTTAAATGGAGTTATAACACTATGGATACAGCCGCAAATTATGGCTGCATGGGTTATAGGAGTACTAGGTCTTATAGTGGGAGCTATAGTTGGATTCACATCAGATTACTTCACATCACCTCTATATAGACCTGTAAAAATAGTTGCTACAAATTCACAGTTTGGTCCTGCACTAACCATTTTAAGTGGTCTTTCAATGGGATTCTATAGCGTGTTTATACCTTCAGTAGCAATAGCATTAGCTATAA
Above is a genomic segment from Ignisphaera aggregans DSM 17230 containing:
- a CDS encoding Inorganic diphosphatase (COGs: COG3808 Inorganic pyrophosphatase~InterPro IPR004131~KEGG: tpd:Teth39_1590 membrane-bound proton-translocating pyrophosphatase~PFAM: Inorganic H pyrophosphatase~PRIAM: Inorganic diphosphatase~SPTR: A5Z5M2 Putative uncharacterized protein~PFAM: Inorganic H+ pyrophosphatase~TIGRFAM: vacuolar-type H(+)-translocating pyrophosphatase), whose translation is MSEILRISIYTGLLAGVVALFYTLLLIYDILRRSIPLNTENEKRAKEIHGYIYSAAKAYIFSQYKVILIVISIITVVLIGSGALLGNSILLLTGITYILGGISSTIVGIVGMLMAIQSNIRVLNTLSRKDLRSALTLAFRGGSVTGFLVGGIGLTLISILFVALNRFNDPATAGQILLGYAFGASTVALFARVGGGIYTKAADIGADLVGKVEAGIPEDDPRNPGVIADNVGDNVGDCAGMGADLFESYVEGIIAPMVIATLLSNDLVAYPVLFSAIALLTSIITSQFVATSPFSEPGRTLTFTSVLTIAIAALLNGVITLWIQPQIMAAWVIGVLGLIVGAIVGFTSDYFTSPLYRPVKIVATNSQFGPALTILSGLSMGFYSVFIPSVAIALAIIASFSIGSGLSPSENLLAGIYSAALAGTGMLSVAPIIVAADAYGPIVDNVAGLAEQAGYEEEIRDLADKLDSAGNTMKSISKGYAIGSAALTALALLFSFASVLAHRTGKSISDIMAIVFNAGHKSYGVYFIGGVIIGAVLVPFFVAMVIQAVTAAAGKLVDEIRRQFREKPGILEWKERPDYERAVRIVTYYAIRRLVAPGLLAILFPLALGAIFAIGDVWRGTAIVGGLLIGSIASGLLLGLFQGNVGNTWDNAKKYIEAGNLGGKGTDTHKAAVVGDTVGDPLKDASGPAINIMIKVMAVASTVILPYILFI